A genomic stretch from Bacillus sp. N1-1 includes:
- a CDS encoding GNAT family N-acetyltransferase → MNWYEKLKQYFPIEEMKSKEHMDLLLEEKGDIYNKDEGPHHVLMYADLPDFIFVDYIFVSRDARGQGLGKKLIEQLKEKQKPIILEVEPVDYEETDTEKRQRFYLREGFKHAKSIGYRRRSLATNEINEMEILYWSPSEAGEKEVYEAMKHTYQEIHTYKDKQLYGESYQPVEEVLSLKEEKELIEE, encoded by the coding sequence ATGAACTGGTATGAGAAGCTGAAGCAATATTTCCCCATTGAAGAGATGAAATCAAAAGAGCATATGGACTTGCTATTGGAAGAAAAGGGTGACATTTACAATAAGGACGAGGGACCGCACCATGTTCTAATGTATGCCGATCTTCCTGATTTCATATTCGTGGACTATATTTTCGTTTCCAGGGATGCCAGAGGTCAGGGGCTAGGAAAGAAATTAATTGAACAATTGAAAGAAAAGCAGAAACCAATTATCCTTGAAGTTGAGCCAGTTGATTATGAAGAAACAGATACGGAAAAAAGACAGCGCTTTTATCTTCGAGAAGGTTTTAAACATGCGAAGTCAATTGGCTATCGTAGAAGATCTCTTGCTACGAACGAGATTAACGAAATGGAGATCTTATACTGGTCACCGAGTGAAGCTGGTGAGAAAGAAGTATACGAAGCAATGAAGCACACGTATCAAGAGATTCACACATATAAGGATAAACAGCTTTATGGTGAATCGTATCAGCCGGTAGAAGAAGTGTTGAGCCTTAAAGAAGAGAAGGAACTTATCGAAGAATAA
- a CDS encoding ATP-binding cassette domain-containing protein gives MSSQEKLLEIKNLKQHFKVGKSTVKAVDGLTFDIYKGETFGLVGESGCGKSTTGRTIIRLYDATDGEVRFNGEDVHGKKSAKELKKFNQKMQMIFQDPYASLNPRMTVSDIIAEGIDIHGLATSKNARMDKVVELLETVGLNKEHANRYPHEFSGGQRQRIGIARALAVDPEFIIADEPISALDVSIQAQVVNLMKKLQREKGLTYLFIAHDLSMVKYISDRIGVMYRGQIVELAESEELYRNPLHPYTQSLLSAIPLPDPEYERSRKRKIYDPEKHLPKNGEERVLREVMEGHWIACTEEEYQKYQVTV, from the coding sequence ATGTCTAGTCAAGAGAAACTATTAGAAATCAAAAACTTGAAGCAGCATTTTAAAGTAGGTAAAAGTACTGTAAAAGCTGTTGATGGTTTAACATTTGATATTTATAAAGGTGAGACGTTCGGTCTTGTAGGAGAGTCTGGTTGTGGGAAATCGACAACTGGACGTACGATTATTCGCCTTTACGATGCAACAGATGGTGAAGTTCGTTTTAATGGTGAAGATGTTCATGGAAAGAAGTCTGCGAAAGAGCTTAAGAAGTTTAATCAAAAAATGCAGATGATTTTCCAGGATCCTTATGCTTCATTAAATCCGAGAATGACCGTTTCTGATATTATTGCAGAAGGCATAGATATTCACGGTCTTGCAACATCTAAGAATGCTCGTATGGACAAAGTGGTTGAGCTTCTTGAAACAGTAGGATTGAATAAAGAGCATGCGAACCGCTACCCCCACGAATTTAGTGGTGGACAAAGACAGCGTATCGGAATCGCTCGCGCCCTTGCAGTAGATCCGGAGTTTATTATTGCCGACGAGCCAATTTCAGCACTAGATGTTTCGATTCAAGCACAGGTCGTTAACTTGATGAAGAAGCTACAGCGTGAAAAGGGCTTAACGTATTTGTTTATTGCGCATGACCTTTCGATGGTGAAATACATCAGTGACCGTATTGGTGTCATGTATCGTGGTCAAATCGTAGAGCTTGCTGAAAGTGAAGAGCTTTACCGTAACCCGCTACACCCCTATACGCAGTCGCTACTTTCTGCGATTCCTCTTCCGGATCCAGAATATGAGCGCTCAAGAAAGCGTAAAATCTATGATCCTGAAAAGCATCTTCCCAAAAATGGGGAAGAGCGTGTCCTTCGTGAAGTAATGGAGGGCCATTGGATTGCTTGTACAGAAGAAGAATACCAAAAGTATCAGGTAACGGTTTAA
- the opp3C gene encoding oligopeptide ABC transporter permease, whose translation MKQEKLHDISDDMFQPADIDSLENEQIARESTGFWKDAWRRLTKNPGAITGLIIIIAIILLAIFGPGMNEYSYSEQELTRAKLPAKVPVLENIDFLGVNGVDIRGTDQYEAKGYEDEYFWFGTDEFGRDQWTRVWQGTRISLFIAAAAAFIDFVIGVAYGGISAYYGGRVDNYLQRIIEVLIGIPNLILIILFILIFEPGIFSIILALSVTGWIGMSRIVRGQVLKLKTQEFVLASRTLGATSGRVIGKHLIPNVLGQIIITTMFTIPSAIFFEAFLSFIGLGLRPPEASLGSIINNGFKSLQIYPHLVLWPSIIISLIMIAFNLLGDGLRDAFDPKLRK comes from the coding sequence ATGAAACAAGAAAAACTACACGACATCTCAGACGACATGTTTCAACCCGCTGATATTGATTCATTAGAAAATGAGCAAATTGCTCGTGAAAGTACAGGGTTTTGGAAAGATGCTTGGCGCAGATTAACTAAAAATCCTGGTGCGATTACTGGTTTGATCATCATTATAGCGATCATATTACTTGCGATTTTTGGACCAGGAATGAATGAATACTCATATTCTGAGCAAGAGTTAACGCGAGCTAAGCTTCCAGCTAAGGTTCCCGTTCTAGAGAATATTGATTTCCTTGGCGTAAATGGAGTCGATATTCGTGGAACCGACCAGTACGAAGCGAAAGGTTATGAAGACGAATACTTCTGGTTTGGAACAGATGAGTTCGGTCGTGACCAGTGGACGCGTGTATGGCAGGGAACGCGTATTTCTCTCTTTATCGCGGCAGCAGCAGCGTTTATTGATTTTGTAATTGGAGTAGCTTACGGTGGAATTTCCGCATATTACGGCGGTCGAGTGGATAATTATCTCCAGCGTATTATTGAAGTGCTTATTGGTATACCAAACTTAATTTTGATTATCCTCTTTATATTAATATTTGAACCTGGAATATTCTCGATCATCCTTGCTCTGTCAGTTACAGGCTGGATAGGAATGTCGCGGATTGTTCGAGGACAAGTCTTAAAGCTTAAAACACAAGAGTTCGTATTGGCTTCTCGTACTTTAGGAGCTACAAGCGGACGGGTAATTGGGAAGCATTTAATTCCAAACGTACTCGGACAAATCATTATTACAACGATGTTTACCATTCCAAGTGCAATTTTCTTCGAGGCGTTCCTAAGCTTTATCGGTCTAGGATTACGTCCGCCAGAAGCATCACTAGGATCCATTATCAACAACGGATTTAAGAGTCTACAAATTTATCCGCATCTTGTGCTATGGCCTTCCATTATCATTTCATTGATTATGATTGCCTTTAACCTTCTTGGTGACGGCCTTCGAGATGCATTTGATCCAAAGCTACGTAAATAG
- a CDS encoding DUF3899 domain-containing protein: protein MKTLIFKSGILVFLAIVASMVISITSDEGFGLQPVSDILFMIALGMLLIGAALHVVQTGFFDGIVYSFKRYFRNTAKRQMIEEDHSEIKYQLDYDNPITYPLLIAGAFCTIVTIIISIALIQ from the coding sequence ATGAAAACACTTATATTTAAGTCAGGTATACTGGTTTTTTTGGCCATTGTCGCTTCAATGGTCATATCTATTACATCTGATGAAGGATTTGGCTTACAGCCAGTTTCCGATATTCTCTTTATGATCGCTCTTGGAATGTTACTAATTGGGGCTGCTCTTCACGTTGTTCAGACTGGCTTCTTCGATGGCATCGTCTATTCCTTCAAACGATATTTTCGAAATACAGCTAAACGGCAAATGATTGAAGAAGATCATTCTGAAATTAAATATCAGCTTGATTATGATAACCCAATTACTTATCCTCTTCTAATCGCTGGTGCTTTTTGTACGATTGTTACGATTATTATTTCCATTGCTCTCATTCAGTAG
- a CDS encoding putative glycoside hydrolase: MRIFKLGLKSLLASVLLFSVFGHSVLAEDARSATNLKGFELENKELTLPDRLPRFVYDSGLDFKYPDAVRGIYVTGNSAGGSRFSKLTEFVNSTDLNAMVIDIKDDFGNLTYVPKKDSPLAEYEIGKPYMKDPRSVLEEMEKNDIYPIARVVVFKDTVLAEARPELSYKEGGSVWKNGRGEAFVNPFKEEVWDYNVEIAIEAAKMGFKEIQFDYVRFPEGFETREDKLEYSMGKYADLDMDNVQKRVQAVTDFVEYANSKLEQYDVDVSVDIFGYSATIPEAPGIGQNFSKISSNVDVISSMIYPSHWGSYFGIAKPDLEPYNLVNEYAKVENEVLGKLEEAPTSRPWIQDFTASYLGSGNYLNYGKAEVEAQIKALNDNGINEFLLWDASNSYTKNVDYTP; the protein is encoded by the coding sequence GTGCGTATTTTTAAACTAGGGTTGAAAAGCCTGCTCGCGTCGGTTTTGCTATTTTCTGTGTTCGGACATTCTGTATTAGCAGAAGATGCACGATCCGCGACAAATCTTAAAGGTTTTGAATTAGAAAACAAAGAATTAACACTTCCAGATCGTCTTCCGAGATTTGTTTATGATTCTGGACTGGATTTTAAGTATCCAGACGCAGTACGAGGTATTTATGTAACGGGAAATTCAGCTGGGGGAAGTCGGTTTAGTAAGCTCACGGAGTTCGTGAATTCAACAGATCTAAATGCAATGGTCATCGATATTAAAGATGATTTTGGAAACCTTACATATGTACCAAAGAAGGACTCACCATTAGCAGAGTATGAGATTGGTAAACCTTATATGAAAGATCCACGTAGCGTACTAGAAGAAATGGAGAAAAACGATATTTATCCAATTGCGAGAGTAGTAGTTTTTAAGGATACTGTTCTTGCGGAAGCGAGACCAGAACTTTCCTATAAAGAGGGCGGTTCTGTTTGGAAAAATGGACGCGGAGAAGCATTTGTTAATCCATTTAAAGAAGAAGTTTGGGATTATAACGTGGAAATTGCGATTGAAGCAGCTAAAATGGGCTTCAAAGAAATACAATTTGACTACGTTCGTTTCCCTGAAGGATTTGAAACACGCGAAGATAAATTAGAGTATTCGATGGGCAAGTATGCCGATTTGGATATGGACAATGTCCAAAAACGAGTTCAAGCTGTCACTGATTTTGTGGAGTATGCAAATTCTAAGCTTGAACAATATGATGTCGATGTATCGGTTGATATTTTTGGATACTCAGCGACGATTCCTGAAGCACCGGGAATCGGACAAAACTTCTCCAAAATTTCAAGTAATGTGGATGTGATTTCATCCATGATCTACCCAAGTCATTGGGGATCTTACTTTGGCATCGCTAAGCCAGATCTTGAGCCTTACAACTTAGTGAACGAATATGCGAAGGTTGAGAACGAAGTGTTAGGTAAGCTAGAAGAAGCACCTACAAGTCGTCCTTGGATCCAGGATTTCACTGCAAGCTATCTTGGTAGCGGAAATTATTTAAACTATGGTAAAGCGGAAGTTGAAGCACAAATCAAAGCTTTGAATGACAATGGTATTAATGAATTCCTACTATGGGATGCGAGTAATAGCTATACAAAAAACGTCGATTATACACCATGA
- a CDS encoding HD domain-containing protein — protein sequence MRNVTLSDIFQLPFARKYLKRAGLAHAITVAKHAYHFANKHEVNPDLATKAALLHDIGHYTWYRNGQWDYNLYKQNDIHAIKGAERAHKMLIRLGENPVSAKEIAVAILFHTDSYFMGTVNRNALQEVVAMADEADEEPGGKHHYKVMSEEEARVELNALDDLIESSLNKQNEWQQSV from the coding sequence ATGAGAAACGTAACCTTATCAGATATTTTCCAACTCCCATTTGCACGAAAATACCTAAAGCGCGCTGGACTGGCTCATGCGATTACCGTGGCCAAACACGCTTATCACTTTGCAAATAAGCATGAGGTTAATCCTGATCTTGCAACAAAAGCAGCTTTACTTCACGATATTGGTCACTATACATGGTACCGCAATGGACAATGGGACTATAATTTATATAAACAAAATGATATTCACGCGATTAAAGGAGCTGAGCGAGCACACAAAATGCTTATTCGCCTCGGTGAGAACCCTGTATCAGCCAAAGAGATTGCCGTCGCGATCCTTTTCCATACAGATTCTTACTTTATGGGTACCGTGAACCGCAATGCTTTGCAAGAAGTCGTCGCTATGGCCGATGAAGCTGATGAAGAGCCTGGTGGCAAACACCACTACAAAGTGATGTCTGAAGAAGAAGCAAGAGTTGAGCTTAACGCACTGGATGATTTGATTGAAAGTAGTTTAAACAAACAAAACGAGTGGCAACAAAGTGTATAG
- a CDS encoding peptide ABC transporter substrate-binding protein translates to MKKSRWTLVLSLVLVLSVFLSACGGGSNNGGNSGGEGEGEGGSAEQVLNLVETAEIPSMDTTQATDNTSFKAMNQVFEGLYRLDENNEPTLGMAAEEPKEEEKDGETVYTFTIRDDAKWSDGSDVVAGDFIYAWHKALNPDTISPYASMFGTAGIKNGNAIITEGDPLYGKVEELGAKAVDEKTLEITVENQVPYFKSLLTFATFYPQPEGYAEEQGDKFALEADTMLYNGPFVFSEWNHGEGWTFEKNPEYWDAETVSLEKVTTKVVQDVATTVNLYETGKIDRAGLSADFVDQFKDNEEFSTLVDPTMYFMRLNQETEALANKDIRKALYLAYDREGLVNVLLNNGSIAAKYFVPKDFVKGPEGDDFREFAPDGFYADQGEEEAKKAWEAGLEALGTDSVELEFLTTDNELAAKIAEYAKDQFETKLDGLTLTINKQPWKQFLELEDSGDFDISTGGWGPDYPDPMTFLYMFETDGAYNRMGYSSEKYDELVSGAKKETDEAKRWKMMQDAEKVLMEEDIAIVPTYQKGNAILQKDYVKNFYVHSFGADSSYKWIKIEK, encoded by the coding sequence ATGAAGAAATCAAGATGGACGCTTGTCCTATCTCTTGTGCTTGTATTGAGCGTATTCCTGTCGGCTTGCGGCGGCGGCTCAAACAACGGGGGGAACAGTGGCGGAGAAGGCGAAGGAGAAGGCGGTTCTGCTGAACAAGTACTTAACTTAGTAGAAACAGCTGAAATTCCTTCAATGGATACAACACAAGCTACTGATAACACATCTTTTAAAGCAATGAACCAGGTTTTCGAAGGACTTTACCGTCTTGACGAAAATAACGAGCCTACACTTGGTATGGCTGCCGAAGAACCAAAAGAAGAAGAAAAAGACGGTGAAACTGTTTACACATTCACAATTCGCGATGACGCTAAATGGTCTGACGGATCTGATGTAGTAGCAGGAGATTTCATCTATGCATGGCATAAAGCACTAAACCCAGATACAATTTCTCCTTACGCTTCTATGTTTGGTACTGCAGGAATCAAGAATGGTAATGCGATCATTACTGAAGGCGATCCTCTTTACGGTAAAGTAGAAGAGCTTGGAGCTAAAGCAGTAGACGAGAAAACACTTGAAATTACTGTAGAAAATCAAGTTCCATATTTCAAATCGTTGCTTACTTTCGCAACTTTCTATCCACAACCAGAAGGCTATGCTGAAGAGCAAGGCGATAAATTTGCTCTAGAAGCTGACACTATGCTTTACAACGGACCATTCGTTTTCTCTGAGTGGAATCACGGCGAAGGCTGGACTTTTGAGAAAAACCCTGAGTATTGGGATGCTGAAACTGTAAGCCTTGAAAAAGTTACAACTAAAGTTGTACAAGATGTTGCAACAACAGTTAACCTTTATGAAACAGGCAAGATTGACCGCGCAGGTCTATCAGCTGACTTTGTAGATCAGTTCAAGGACAACGAAGAGTTCTCAACTCTTGTAGATCCTACAATGTACTTCATGCGTCTAAACCAGGAAACTGAAGCACTAGCGAACAAAGATATCCGTAAAGCACTTTATCTTGCATATGACCGCGAAGGACTTGTAAATGTTCTTCTTAACAACGGATCAATTGCAGCTAAATATTTCGTGCCAAAAGACTTTGTAAAAGGTCCAGAAGGTGATGACTTCCGCGAATTCGCTCCAGACGGCTTCTATGCTGATCAAGGTGAAGAAGAAGCGAAAAAAGCTTGGGAAGCTGGACTTGAAGCTCTAGGTACAGATTCTGTTGAACTAGAATTCCTTACAACTGATAATGAGCTTGCTGCGAAAATTGCAGAATATGCAAAAGATCAGTTTGAAACAAAGCTTGACGGTCTTACACTTACAATCAACAAGCAGCCTTGGAAGCAATTCCTAGAGCTTGAAGATTCAGGTGACTTTGATATCTCAACTGGTGGTTGGGGACCTGACTATCCAGATCCAATGACATTCCTTTATATGTTTGAAACAGACGGCGCATACAACCGCATGGGTTACTCAAGTGAGAAGTATGACGAGTTAGTTTCAGGAGCTAAGAAAGAAACAGATGAAGCTAAGCGTTGGAAAATGATGCAAGATGCTGAGAAGGTTCTAATGGAAGAGGACATTGCAATCGTTCCTACTTACCAAAAAGGTAATGCAATCCTTCAAAAAGATTACGTTAAGAACTTCTATGTTCACTCCTTTGGTGCTGACTCATCTTACAAATGGATCAAGATTGAAAAATAA
- a CDS encoding ABC transporter ATP-binding protein, translated as MEKILEVNDLHVSFDTFAGEVQAVRGVNFHLNKGETLAIVGESGSGKSVTSKAVMRLIPNPPGRIKEGEIKFGDRDLAQLSEKEMQKIRGSEISMIFQDPMTSLNPTMTVGKQIMEGLVKHQNMSKSEAKERAIELLKLVGIPNAEGRVNEFPHQFSGGMRQRVVIAIALACNPRVLIADEPTTALDVTIQAQILELLNDLQEKMGTSIIFITHDLGVVANIADRVAVMYAGKIVETGTVDEIFYNPQHPYTWGLLGSMPSLDSTDEELIAIPGSPPDLLDPPKGDAFAPRNPYAMKIDTEMEPPLFKISDTHYAATWLLHEKAPKVEPPGAIKKRMQGMAPSEPIIGAKDGGKNV; from the coding sequence ATGGAAAAGATTCTAGAAGTGAACGATTTGCACGTCTCCTTTGATACGTTTGCTGGAGAGGTACAGGCAGTTCGTGGAGTAAACTTCCATTTAAATAAAGGTGAAACATTAGCAATTGTAGGAGAGTCAGGATCAGGTAAATCCGTTACATCGAAAGCGGTTATGCGCTTGATTCCAAACCCTCCTGGACGTATTAAAGAAGGTGAGATCAAGTTCGGCGATCGTGATCTTGCTCAGCTGTCCGAAAAGGAAATGCAAAAAATTCGCGGATCTGAAATCTCAATGATTTTCCAGGATCCAATGACATCATTGAACCCAACCATGACGGTTGGAAAACAAATCATGGAAGGGCTAGTAAAACATCAAAACATGAGTAAGTCTGAAGCGAAGGAACGTGCGATCGAGCTTTTGAAACTCGTTGGTATTCCAAACGCAGAGGGAAGAGTGAATGAGTTTCCTCACCAATTCTCTGGTGGTATGAGACAGCGTGTGGTTATCGCGATTGCCCTTGCATGTAATCCACGTGTTCTTATTGCCGATGAGCCAACAACAGCACTTGATGTAACGATTCAGGCACAAATTCTTGAACTATTAAATGACCTTCAAGAAAAAATGGGTACATCGATTATCTTTATTACGCACGACCTTGGGGTTGTAGCAAATATTGCAGATCGTGTAGCTGTTATGTATGCAGGTAAAATTGTTGAAACAGGAACTGTTGATGAAATCTTCTACAACCCTCAACATCCTTACACATGGGGACTGCTCGGTTCGATGCCAAGTCTTGATTCCACGGATGAAGAGCTAATTGCAATTCCAGGTTCACCTCCAGATCTTCTTGATCCGCCTAAAGGCGATGCTTTTGCACCGCGTAATCCTTATGCGATGAAGATTGACACGGAGATGGAACCACCTTTATTCAAGATTTCAGATACGCACTATGCCGCTACATGGCTATTGCACGAAAAGGCACCTAAAGTAGAACCGCCTGGAGCGATTAAAAAGCGGATGCAGGGAATGGCTCCAAGCGAGCCGATCATTGGCGCGAAAGATGGTGGGAAGAATGTCTAG
- the opp3b gene encoding oligopeptide ABC transporter permease codes for MGRYIGGRIISMLITFLIIASLTFFLMKLLPGTPFNNQDKLTETQIVQLNDKYGLNDPVPVQYFNYMKNLLSGDLGVSFQQDGREVSTIIGERIGPSAYLGLQSLVVGTIIGLFLGIIAALKHNSFLDYGTMVIAVLGISIPNFVIAGLMQYWFGVKWQLLPVAYWDGFAYTIMPTVAIASIVVATIARFMRTEMLEVLGQDYITTAKAKGLSSTAVVIRHTIRNASIPIITIMGPLVVGLMTGTLVIEQIFVIPGLGEKFVNSILTNDFPIIMGTTLFFSLLFIVVILLVDIMYGIIDPRIRLAGGKG; via the coding sequence GTGGGACGTTATATTGGCGGAAGAATCATATCAATGTTGATTACCTTCCTAATTATTGCTTCGCTAACATTTTTTCTAATGAAGCTTCTCCCTGGTACACCGTTTAATAACCAGGATAAGCTAACTGAAACACAAATTGTTCAATTGAATGATAAATACGGTTTGAACGATCCAGTTCCCGTACAGTACTTCAATTATATGAAGAACTTATTATCAGGTGACCTCGGTGTTTCCTTCCAGCAGGATGGCCGTGAAGTATCAACAATTATTGGTGAGCGTATTGGACCATCTGCTTACCTTGGATTACAGTCCTTAGTAGTTGGAACGATTATTGGTCTTTTCCTTGGAATCATTGCAGCATTAAAACACAATTCATTCCTTGATTATGGAACAATGGTTATTGCCGTTCTTGGTATTTCCATTCCAAACTTCGTTATCGCTGGCCTTATGCAATATTGGTTTGGCGTAAAGTGGCAGCTTTTACCGGTAGCTTACTGGGATGGCTTCGCCTATACGATCATGCCAACAGTTGCAATAGCTTCGATTGTTGTGGCAACTATAGCTCGTTTTATGAGAACGGAAATGTTAGAAGTTCTTGGACAGGACTATATTACAACAGCGAAGGCAAAAGGCTTAAGTAGCACAGCGGTTGTTATTAGACATACAATCCGTAATGCTTCTATACCTATCATTACCATTATGGGACCACTGGTTGTAGGTCTAATGACAGGTACTCTCGTAATTGAGCAAATTTTTGTTATTCCAGGGCTTGGTGAAAAATTCGTTAACTCGATCTTAACAAACGATTTCCCAATTATTATGGGTACAACGCTTTTCTTTAGTTTACTATTTATAGTTGTTATTTTATTGGTAGATATTATGTATGGAATTATCGATCCTCGAATTCGTCTAGCGGGAGGTAAGGGTTAA